A window from Mogibacterium neglectum encodes these proteins:
- a CDS encoding DUF3343 domain-containing protein: MTEEYYLYTFESTHGAIATEKLLKPLGCTIMPVPRHISTSCGISVRVTVDKFDSSKEIFLGHTDLSPDEYHVYHIIDDKSDREHGFKFEQVKL, from the coding sequence ATGACTGAAGAGTATTATCTATATACATTTGAGTCTACTCATGGCGCTATAGCTACTGAAAAGCTTCTAAAACCTCTCGGTTGTACCATCATGCCCGTTCCTCGCCATATCTCGACGAGCTGTGGGATTTCTGTGAGAGTTACTGTTGATAAGTTCGATAGTTCAAAGGAGATTTTTCTCGGTCATACTGACCTGTCACCTGATGAATACCATGTGTATCACATCATCGATGATAAATCGGACAGAGAACACGGCTTCAAATTCGAGCAAGTTAAGCTGTAG
- the rsxE gene encoding electron transport complex subunit RsxE — MSNKSKLAIITNGIIKENPVLVLLIGTCPTLATSSSASNGLGMGLSTTAVLIAANVVISLLRKVIPDKVRIPCYIVVIAGFVTVVQFLLEAYVPALYKSLGLFIPLIVVNCIILGRAEAFANKNTVFDSALDGIGMGLGFTLTLTVMGTIRELLGAGTWFGMTVFGSWFTPIGFFNLAPGGFFVFGVLIAVLNLLTNGKALKKKSFSCGTCPMYNSCNLAEAKEVAAEEKGAEA, encoded by the coding sequence ATGAGTAATAAGAGTAAGTTAGCTATTATCACTAACGGTATCATTAAAGAGAACCCGGTATTGGTTCTCCTCATCGGTACCTGCCCTACGCTGGCTACATCTTCATCCGCTTCGAACGGTCTTGGCATGGGCCTTTCAACTACAGCGGTATTGATTGCAGCTAACGTGGTAATTTCATTACTTCGTAAGGTTATTCCCGACAAAGTTAGAATCCCTTGCTACATCGTAGTAATCGCCGGATTCGTAACAGTAGTTCAATTCCTGCTGGAGGCATATGTTCCGGCACTTTACAAGTCGCTCGGTCTGTTCATCCCTCTAATCGTAGTAAACTGTATCATCCTCGGAAGAGCTGAGGCATTTGCTAACAAGAACACTGTATTTGATTCTGCACTGGACGGAATCGGAATGGGTCTCGGATTCACACTCACACTTACAGTAATGGGTACAATCAGAGAGCTGCTCGGAGCAGGAACATGGTTTGGAATGACTGTATTCGGTTCATGGTTCACACCAATCGGATTCTTTAACCTGGCACCCGGCGGATTCTTCGTATTTGGAGTTCTCATCGCAGTGCTCAACTTACTAACTAACGGTAAAGCACTTAAGAAGAAGTCGTTCAGCTGTGGCACATGCCCAATGTATAATTCGTGCAACCTGGCAGAAGCCAAGGAAGTTGCAGCAGAGGAGAAAGGAGCTGAGGCATAA
- a CDS encoding RnfABCDGE type electron transport complex subunit B, whose protein sequence is MNAIITAVALVVSAGFIASLLLVIASHAFYVPVDERVSEVREILPGANCGGCGFAGCDDYANAVVNDESTSCSACTVGGAACAEQIANILGRAAGGTDKQIAQVMCNGTCDASKKILEWQGMQSCAGAKTFFNGNSACSQGCIGLGDCVGVCEFDSIGIIDGVAKVNRDTCVACGKCVVTCPQTIIKMVPYKKEVHVLCMNTEKGGVTRKQCSNGCIACGKCEKTCKFDAIHVNNNVAAIDYEKCKNCGMCMSVCPTGSINSYNERHAKMAINAKKKAEAEKAAKAAEAKAKATAQA, encoded by the coding sequence ATGAATGCAATTATAACAGCAGTAGCACTTGTAGTTAGTGCAGGATTCATAGCTTCTCTCTTGCTAGTAATCGCTTCACACGCTTTCTATGTTCCAGTAGATGAGAGAGTATCCGAGGTAAGAGAGATTCTGCCTGGCGCGAACTGCGGTGGATGCGGATTTGCTGGATGTGATGACTATGCAAACGCAGTAGTTAATGATGAGTCAACAAGCTGTAGTGCTTGTACAGTAGGTGGAGCCGCTTGTGCAGAGCAGATTGCTAACATACTCGGTCGTGCTGCTGGCGGTACAGATAAACAGATTGCACAGGTAATGTGTAATGGAACATGCGATGCTTCCAAGAAGATTCTTGAGTGGCAGGGTATGCAGTCATGTGCAGGTGCTAAGACATTCTTTAACGGCAATTCAGCTTGTTCACAGGGATGTATCGGTCTTGGAGATTGCGTAGGTGTCTGCGAATTTGATTCTATCGGTATTATAGACGGAGTTGCTAAGGTTAACAGGGACACATGTGTTGCATGTGGCAAGTGCGTGGTTACATGCCCACAGACTATCATCAAGATGGTTCCTTATAAGAAGGAAGTACATGTACTATGCATGAACACTGAGAAGGGTGGAGTTACTCGTAAGCAGTGCTCAAACGGATGTATCGCATGTGGTAAGTGCGAGAAGACATGCAAATTCGATGCAATTCACGTTAATAACAACGTAGCAGCTATAGATTATGAGAAGTGCAAGAACTGCGGAATGTGCATGAGCGTTTGTCCTACCGGTTCAATTAATAGCTACAATGAGAGACACGCTAAGATGGCAATCAATGCCAAGAAGAAGGCTGAGGCTGAGAAGGCTGCTAAGGCAGCTGAAGCAAAAGCGAAGGCAACAGCTCAGGCGTAA
- a CDS encoding electron transport complex protein RnfA — MLNLVIIFMSIVLVNNFLLSQFLGICSFLGVSNKMESAVGMSGAVIFVMVIAEITTWPIQQILNKLDIAYLQTVVFILVIAALVQFVEMFMKKFMPALQKSLGIYLPLITTNCAILGATINAINYNYTYIQAIVYTAGAGVGFGLAMVLFAGVREEKLWNEEGVPAAFKGVPMVLVSATILSLSFMGFSGLFQ; from the coding sequence ATGTTAAATTTAGTTATCATCTTTATGTCAATCGTTCTTGTAAATAACTTCCTGCTATCACAGTTCCTCGGAATCTGTTCATTCCTCGGAGTTTCAAACAAGATGGAATCGGCTGTTGGTATGAGTGGTGCGGTAATATTCGTAATGGTAATTGCGGAGATTACAACATGGCCAATTCAGCAGATACTTAATAAGCTAGATATCGCATATTTACAGACTGTAGTGTTCATTCTTGTAATCGCGGCTCTGGTACAGTTCGTTGAGATGTTCATGAAGAAGTTCATGCCGGCGCTTCAGAAGTCGCTCGGTATTTACCTGCCCCTGATCACAACAAACTGCGCTATCCTTGGTGCGACAATCAACGCTATCAACTATAACTACACATACATTCAGGCTATCGTTTACACAGCTGGAGCCGGAGTAGGTTTCGGTCTTGCGATGGTACTGTTTGCAGGTGTTCGTGAAGAGAAGCTGTGGAATGAAGAGGGTGTGCCTGCTGCATTTAAGGGAGTTCCAATGGTACTCGTAAGTGCAACAATCCTCTCGCTATCGTTCATGGGATTCTCAGGATTATTCCAGTAA
- a CDS encoding alanine/glycine:cation symporter family protein: protein MLPIVQEINAYLSDYVLVFMLLGVGLWYTFKTRFVQVRYFKEGFKRTFGGISLRGHKHDNGMSSFQALATAIAAQVGTGNIVGASGAILTGGPGAIFWMWVIAFFGMATIYAEATLAIETRQKAPSGEFLGGPVYYIRTAFKGGFGKFLAGFFAVAITLALGFFGCMVQSNSIGATFSTAFGVPGWTVGVVLVILCGFIFLGGTKRLASVTEKIVPIMAAIFILGGLILLIMRIKYIPATFGMIFKYAFEPQAIIGGGFGMALKIAISQGAKRGLFSNEAGMGSTPHAHAQAHVKNPHDQGTVAMIGVFVDTFVILTLNALVVISTMYTEDGAISGGVIPYGIDKTNLAQTAFASAFGEKVGPMFVAVCLFFFAFSTILGWNMFGKINMIYMFGEKAVKVYTAVALVFIFLGTCASNDLVWELSDMFNQLMVIPNVIALFALTGMVLHIEHTRDEEKHKVIEKKK from the coding sequence ATGCTTCCAATTGTGCAAGAGATAAATGCTTATCTATCAGACTATGTTTTGGTGTTCATGTTGTTAGGTGTTGGACTATGGTATACGTTTAAGACTAGATTTGTCCAGGTCAGATATTTCAAAGAGGGATTCAAGAGAACCTTCGGCGGAATATCCCTTAGAGGCCATAAGCACGATAACGGCATGAGTTCATTTCAGGCTCTTGCGACCGCTATTGCAGCTCAGGTTGGAACTGGTAACATCGTAGGTGCTTCAGGAGCCATCTTAACCGGTGGTCCGGGAGCAATCTTCTGGATGTGGGTTATCGCATTTTTCGGAATGGCTACAATATATGCAGAGGCTACACTCGCAATTGAGACAAGACAGAAGGCGCCGTCAGGCGAATTCCTCGGCGGTCCTGTTTATTATATCAGAACTGCATTCAAAGGCGGCTTCGGAAAGTTTCTCGCAGGTTTCTTTGCAGTAGCTATCACGCTCGCGCTCGGATTCTTCGGCTGTATGGTACAGTCGAATTCCATCGGAGCTACATTTAGCACTGCATTTGGAGTACCTGGATGGACAGTTGGTGTTGTTCTGGTTATACTCTGCGGATTTATCTTCCTAGGTGGAACTAAGAGACTAGCTTCAGTTACAGAGAAGATTGTACCAATCATGGCGGCAATATTCATCTTAGGAGGACTGATTCTTCTGATAATGCGCATAAAGTACATCCCTGCTACATTTGGTATGATTTTCAAGTATGCGTTCGAGCCACAGGCTATTATCGGAGGAGGCTTTGGTATGGCTCTTAAGATTGCTATCTCGCAGGGAGCTAAGAGGGGACTATTCTCGAATGAGGCTGGTATGGGTTCAACTCCACATGCTCACGCTCAGGCTCACGTAAAGAACCCTCACGATCAAGGTACTGTGGCTATGATAGGCGTATTCGTAGATACATTCGTTATCCTAACACTCAATGCGCTAGTGGTTATTTCGACTATGTACACAGAGGACGGAGCTATCTCTGGCGGAGTTATTCCTTATGGAATAGATAAGACAAATCTCGCACAGACTGCATTTGCATCAGCCTTTGGCGAGAAGGTAGGGCCTATGTTCGTGGCTGTCTGCCTGTTCTTCTTCGCATTTTCAACCATCCTCGGTTGGAACATGTTCGGCAAGATTAACATGATCTACATGTTCGGAGAGAAGGCAGTAAAGGTATATACAGCAGTTGCGCTCGTATTCATATTCCTAGGTACATGTGCTTCGAATGACCTCGTGTGGGAGCTCTCAGATATGTTTAACCAGCTGATGGTAATCCCTAACGTTATCGCACTCTTCGCACTCACAGGTATGGTTCTACATATAGAGCACACTAGAGATGAAGAAAAGCACAAGGTTATAGAAAAGAAAAAATAA
- a CDS encoding adhesin, whose amino-acid sequence MRKAVIKNKLAVALIAVMIAVVALSGWSSLSGQVSAADSSVKLTYVSPSKIYSDSSKSKSKSDKSSKTKKSAKDKSKNDSESSSNSSNGAPSQPPSDGQGGGQPSAGGQNGAPGQPPSGGQGGGANTQNYDYSGTNKGELTANNKSVKASNKTIKSTIADVNTLLAKSGGTLTVKNSKIMKSGDDTNGDNVNFYGINSSALAIGKGSKLFLSKSSITSTSEGSNGIFSTDNATVYTNDVKITTKKGGNSRGLDATYGGVIYANKMNISTEGAHSAAVATDRGGGYISVTNSTFKTAGSGSPLIYSTGDIEVDAIRGTATGSQIAGIEGKNRILIYNSSLTSTNDAISGSDPIKNGVIIYQSTSGDAETASSKLGDFEAVDSTLKSTISSGAMFYVTNTNAKVVLQNTKLDFDSSKVDLINASGNNSNSWGSQGSNGGKVTFTGIKETLKGNITVDTISNVNLYLFKNSKWTGSATIENNSAGSKSKSPLTVNLDKSSKWVVTKSTTVSNLNVEKGGKVVDSKGKTVTIKVNGKTKIKGNSEVVVTVTGKYSNTINTSFRSSLSTRVLSREAFDKKYNEKTKFGTNKLH is encoded by the coding sequence ATGCGTAAGGCTGTAATCAAGAACAAGCTAGCAGTAGCGCTTATAGCTGTGATGATAGCTGTAGTAGCATTAAGTGGATGGTCTTCATTATCAGGGCAGGTTTCGGCGGCAGATAGCTCGGTTAAACTCACATATGTGAGCCCGTCAAAGATATACAGTGACTCAAGTAAATCTAAGAGCAAGTCGGATAAATCATCGAAAACGAAGAAATCAGCAAAAGATAAGAGCAAGAATGATTCAGAGTCCAGTAGCAATTCATCAAATGGGGCACCAAGCCAACCACCATCGGATGGGCAAGGTGGCGGACAACCTTCGGCAGGTGGTCAAAATGGCGCACCAGGCCAGCCACCATCAGGTGGACAAGGCGGAGGAGCTAACACACAGAACTATGACTACAGCGGTACTAACAAGGGTGAATTAACTGCAAACAATAAGAGTGTTAAAGCAAGCAATAAGACTATTAAGTCTACAATTGCAGACGTAAATACACTTCTTGCCAAGAGTGGTGGAACTCTGACGGTTAAGAACTCTAAGATCATGAAGTCTGGAGACGATACTAACGGAGATAACGTTAACTTTTACGGCATTAACTCATCTGCTCTAGCAATTGGAAAGGGCTCTAAACTATTTCTCTCGAAATCATCGATTACTTCAACTAGTGAAGGAAGTAACGGTATATTTTCAACAGACAATGCTACGGTATACACAAACGATGTCAAAATCACTACCAAGAAGGGTGGAAATTCGCGAGGGCTCGATGCAACTTATGGCGGTGTAATCTATGCAAACAAGATGAACATAAGCACAGAGGGCGCTCACAGTGCAGCTGTAGCGACAGATCGTGGTGGCGGTTATATCTCTGTGACTAATAGTACATTTAAGACGGCCGGTTCAGGATCGCCTCTAATCTACTCTACAGGAGACATTGAAGTGGATGCTATAAGAGGCACTGCGACAGGAAGTCAGATAGCAGGTATAGAGGGGAAGAACAGAATTCTGATATACAACTCGTCGCTTACAAGCACAAATGATGCGATTTCTGGAAGCGATCCTATCAAGAACGGAGTTATCATCTATCAGTCAACATCTGGAGATGCGGAAACGGCAAGCTCTAAGCTAGGAGATTTTGAAGCAGTAGATTCTACACTTAAGTCGACAATTTCAAGCGGAGCGATGTTCTACGTGACTAACACCAATGCCAAGGTAGTTCTTCAGAATACGAAGCTTGACTTTGACAGTTCTAAGGTAGATTTAATCAATGCTAGTGGAAATAACTCCAATAGCTGGGGTAGCCAGGGTAGTAACGGAGGAAAGGTGACATTTACAGGAATTAAAGAGACTCTTAAGGGAAATATTACCGTAGATACTATAAGCAATGTAAACTTGTATCTCTTTAAGAATTCGAAGTGGACAGGCTCTGCAACTATCGAAAATAATTCGGCAGGAAGCAAATCAAAGTCACCGTTAACAGTAAACTTAGATAAGTCCTCTAAGTGGGTTGTAACCAAGAGCACTACAGTATCGAACCTGAATGTAGAAAAGGGTGGCAAGGTTGTAGATTCAAAAGGTAAGACGGTTACAATCAAGGTTAATGGAAAGACCAAGATTAAGGGAAATAGTGAAGTAGTGGTTACAGTAACAGGAAAGTACTCAAATACTATAAATACAAGCTTTAGGTCTTCTCTAAGTACCAGGGTTCTATCTAGGGAAGCTTTTGATAAAAAGTACAATGAGAAGACGAAGTTTGGAACTAATAAGTTGCACTAA